The Gillisia sp. Hel_I_86 genome has a segment encoding these proteins:
- a CDS encoding nucleotidyltransferase, with the protein MNELYKNEINEILEILGENLDISESQYKAAVKSYEAVGDWLSKEGSILYPYSPRIIPQGSFMLGTITRPINDEDDIDIDLVCKLNGKPSHWTQKHLKDAVGDRLKEHSVYKEMLESLDGGRRCWTLEYSDEANYHLDILPSISDKNFTVLLNESFNNYQNLDADKLAIRITDKEDLFYSIMTDTEWWRKCNPFGYAKWFFQRAIYSSTKMFALSESVDPVRPFQKEKMPLQRVVQLLKRHRDIMFSSDEYDSENKPISIIITTLASKAFDKSENIVDAYVNIVSKMRSYIETRLNAKTGEYERWVSNPINNEENFADKWSEVAQKEEYFYAWLDKLEEDLATIQYGQNKGLFSLNESLSAQYGNRVVNKAFAEYGEKNKILRENGLRKMAVGTGMLGSIGKSIPNHNFEGNK; encoded by the coding sequence ATGAATGAATTGTACAAAAATGAAATCAACGAAATACTAGAAATTCTGGGAGAGAATCTAGACATTTCTGAAAGTCAATACAAAGCCGCTGTAAAAAGTTATGAAGCAGTTGGGGATTGGCTCTCTAAAGAAGGTTCCATATTATACCCATACTCCCCAAGAATAATTCCCCAAGGATCGTTTATGCTTGGCACTATCACTAGGCCTATAAACGACGAGGACGATATAGACATCGACCTCGTTTGCAAGTTGAATGGGAAGCCATCCCATTGGACTCAAAAACATTTGAAAGATGCAGTTGGTGACAGGCTCAAAGAGCATTCCGTCTACAAAGAAATGCTGGAAAGTCTAGACGGAGGAAGAAGATGCTGGACGCTCGAATATTCTGATGAAGCCAACTATCATTTAGATATTCTACCATCTATTTCCGATAAAAACTTTACCGTTTTACTTAATGAATCATTCAATAATTACCAGAATTTAGACGCCGATAAATTAGCAATCCGAATAACGGATAAAGAAGATCTTTTTTATTCTATAATGACCGATACTGAATGGTGGAGAAAATGCAATCCATTTGGCTACGCCAAATGGTTTTTTCAAAGGGCCATATACAGTTCGACAAAAATGTTCGCGCTCAGCGAATCCGTTGATCCAGTACGACCATTTCAGAAAGAAAAAATGCCATTGCAAAGGGTAGTCCAACTTTTAAAGAGACATAGGGATATAATGTTTTCATCAGATGAATATGATAGTGAAAATAAACCCATTTCCATCATAATTACCACTTTGGCAAGTAAAGCGTTTGACAAAAGCGAAAATATTGTTGATGCTTATGTCAATATTGTAAGTAAAATGCGTAGCTATATTGAAACTAGGCTCAACGCTAAAACAGGGGAATACGAAAGATGGGTAAGTAACCCTATAAATAACGAAGAAAATTTTGCTGATAAATGGTCGGAGGTGGCTCAGAAAGAAGAATACTTTTATGCTTGGTTGGATAAATTAGAAGAAGATCTAGCTACAATTCAATATGGTCAAAATAAAGGTCTTTTCAGTTTGAATGAATCATTATCGGCACAATATGGTAATAGGGTCGTCAATAAGGCGTTTGCTGAATATGGCGAAAAAAACAAGATTTTGCGTGAGAATGGACTAAGAAAAATGGCAGTTGGGACAGGAATGCTAGGGAGTATCGGTAAGTCAATACCCAACCATAACTTCGAGGGTAATAAATAA
- a CDS encoding CBASS cGAMP-activated phospholipase: MNKKKFKILSIDGGGIKGVFPAMFLMLLEDELKNRSDGKTKIYQHFDLITGTSTGGIIAIALALGISAKEIYNLYLDNAKKIFGNKKPFFFGQIRNSAHERNFLETLVRNKFKEANGGKDPRLKDCKTDICIPIYDLIQGNPSVLKTKYHPAFERDYHIPAYQAAMATSAAPTYFDPYTSDYIDLNGTKKDFSNKVDGGVMANNPTLVAFLEATKAFKVEMSQLEILSLGTGYKKFTDGNSRKKWGLYYWMRKDKRQRLIDLFMQSQSQLVANYISLLYQGIDKREKDNPNFVYDRIDVQLNEDNFIDMDESDTAKIKNFAELASIEFQHNRSSIIKKHFY; the protein is encoded by the coding sequence ATGAATAAGAAAAAGTTTAAAATATTATCGATTGATGGAGGTGGGATAAAAGGAGTCTTCCCAGCAATGTTTTTGATGCTTTTAGAGGACGAGCTAAAAAATCGTTCAGATGGCAAAACCAAAATCTATCAACATTTTGACTTGATAACAGGCACATCCACCGGTGGTATTATTGCAATTGCCCTAGCACTCGGTATTTCTGCAAAGGAAATCTATAATTTGTATTTGGACAATGCAAAAAAAATATTTGGCAATAAAAAACCCTTCTTTTTCGGGCAAATCCGAAATTCCGCTCACGAGCGTAATTTTCTTGAAACGTTAGTTCGTAATAAATTCAAGGAAGCAAACGGTGGAAAGGACCCGAGGTTAAAAGACTGTAAAACGGACATTTGTATTCCCATTTATGATTTGATTCAAGGTAATCCTAGTGTACTTAAAACTAAGTACCATCCAGCCTTTGAACGGGATTATCACATTCCTGCATACCAAGCTGCAATGGCCACTTCTGCCGCTCCTACATATTTCGACCCCTACACATCTGATTATATTGATTTGAACGGGACCAAAAAGGATTTTTCAAACAAAGTAGATGGCGGTGTGATGGCCAATAATCCGACATTGGTTGCTTTTTTGGAAGCTACTAAGGCTTTTAAAGTTGAGATGTCACAACTGGAAATACTCTCTTTGGGTACGGGCTATAAAAAATTTACAGATGGTAATTCTAGGAAAAAGTGGGGGCTTTATTATTGGATGAGAAAAGATAAACGCCAGAGGCTTATTGATTTATTTATGCAAAGTCAATCTCAACTCGTCGCAAATTATATTAGTCTTCTGTATCAGGGAATTGATAAAAGAGAAAAAGACAATCCGAATTTTGTCTATGATAGAATTGATGTTCAGCTTAACGAGGATAACTTTATTGATATGGACGAAAGCGATACAGCCAAAATTAAAAACTTCGCTGAGTTGGCATCAATCGAGTTCCAACATAATAGGAGCTCAATTATTAAAAAACACTTTTATTAG